The following are encoded together in the Parabacteroides chongii genome:
- a CDS encoding type II toxin-antitoxin system antitoxin SocA domain-containing protein, producing MKKVIESPFAEGNATLVYETKEVEFRGSKYIVTSCYYKCDTTGEEFTTTEQDELWITQLHNQYREKYGIPYPDEIFSMREKYGLSCAKMSKILGFGENQYSLYEKGLLPNESNGKTLFSIQDPKVFRALVENSIHQFTEKEYKNIICKLDRIPQTPCNKFERLLIFNKLQRSIKNGYVKQDIVKLKNIITFFLNKSGSLCPTKLNKLLFYADFYHYKEYAKGLSGLEYVAYPYGCVPNKYQTIYDNIGGIEREAVEFANGNIGELLTTKEFVDENIFSESELSTLNHIYEKYKNYTPQMISDENHKTKAWIENVRNQSIIKYDYSFEIEE from the coding sequence ATGAAAAAGGTTATTGAAAGTCCGTTTGCTGAAGGTAACGCAACTTTAGTGTATGAAACGAAAGAAGTTGAGTTCAGAGGTTCAAAATATATTGTAACGTCCTGTTATTACAAATGTGATACAACCGGTGAAGAGTTCACCACAACCGAACAAGATGAATTATGGATAACTCAACTACATAATCAATATAGAGAGAAATATGGTATTCCCTATCCTGATGAGATTTTTAGCATGAGAGAGAAATATGGTCTATCTTGCGCTAAGATGTCCAAAATTCTAGGTTTTGGAGAGAATCAATATAGTTTATACGAAAAAGGATTACTTCCTAATGAAAGTAATGGTAAAACATTATTCAGTATACAAGATCCTAAAGTTTTTAGAGCTCTAGTGGAGAATTCTATACACCAATTCACAGAAAAAGAATATAAAAATATAATCTGTAAATTAGATAGAATACCACAAACACCCTGCAACAAATTTGAAAGACTACTAATATTCAACAAATTACAAAGATCTATCAAAAATGGATATGTAAAACAAGATATAGTTAAACTAAAAAATATAATTACCTTTTTTCTGAATAAAAGCGGTTCCCTTTGTCCTACCAAACTTAATAAGTTATTGTTTTATGCTGATTTTTATCATTATAAAGAATATGCAAAAGGTTTGAGTGGTTTGGAGTATGTAGCATATCCTTATGGATGTGTACCCAATAAATATCAAACAATCTATGACAATATTGGAGGAATAGAAAGAGAGGCTGTCGAATTTGCAAATGGAAATATTGGAGAGTTATTAACAACAAAAGAATTTGTTGATGAAAATATATTTTCTGAAAGTGAATTAAGTACTTTGAATCACATATATGAAAAATATAAAAACTATACTCCCCAAATGATCTCGGATGAAAATCACAAAACGAAAGCCTGGATTGAAAATGTTAGAAATCAATCTATAATAAAATATGATTATTCTTTTGAAATAGAAGAATAA
- a CDS encoding type II toxin-antitoxin system MqsR family toxin encodes MATEDEVRQFLSQFQTKLTIFNIVFVDREKNRNALMELGITSNMRLEVIKNLVVEDYSHTITDNLLYGYGEMWVFGKDLNGEEIYIKISLGKANKSTICISFHKAEQKMAYPYKNN; translated from the coding sequence ATGGCAACAGAAGATGAGGTCAGACAATTTTTAAGTCAGTTTCAAACTAAACTTACTATATTCAATATAGTATTTGTCGATCGAGAGAAAAACCGAAATGCACTAATGGAGTTAGGAATCACCAGTAATATGAGACTGGAAGTTATAAAAAATCTAGTTGTCGAGGATTACTCCCACACAATAACCGATAACCTGTTATATGGATACGGTGAAATGTGGGTATTTGGAAAAGATCTCAACGGAGAAGAAATATATATTAAAATTTCTCTCGGTAAAGCTAACAAATCAACGATTTGTATATCATTTCACAAAGCAGAGCAAAAGATGGCATATCCATACAAAAATAATTAA
- a CDS encoding DEAD/DEAH box helicase: MPDYKHILSCWHKLEHFSPALLPKDNSVKRLGEELPWMRPLEAKDPRKTIQYTIYLGVFSLTSVSDFVKKIFKDESVNPNSVNAKVCYASFKLDCQGIYIQNTFGLSTMPWALKQLEEDKVETDTWSEDFNQLKSNLFEQLTENRKELAEDFLSYLSNTQTLENLQDIQSLIIRKLKWSTSPETEIYIRTEEVFKKNNPSDPDESNADILNSFYIDDLERIIASYEKEVYNTAFKNYLSACLNEDFAHSDLSLHPEILKESLIPENYPDGCWPSPYGASLMQQFAVNTVNKELAGEKQEGLFSVNGPPGTGKTTLLRDIIAAILVKRAKKMVGFTDPAKAFRKIGEVQVSDKYTPFIYAPDPSISDGGIVVASSNNGAVENISKELPLKGEVKGYSDQVGYFRQVSEECLDEQYWGIIAAVLGNKENQRKLIGSIWNGNSEKETYTLKQQLADYKPTEEEWLNVVSSFKKKLHEVGEEKSRLTGFMKDEENREKIRIQCEDAENRLTFDKEELNKRENASALLSAEIEEGMRRRDEIKSEMQLLQSTRPGFFTYWFSKEVRTQYKKAVASVLSEYNRQTETIAEQKARLRALYSEIEKLKKRQEKSKKDYDKVNALYTQLVDSTEKARQELKGAYADAAFWKQIESKETQETSPWYSQKLKQLQSELFIEAMKVNELFILRANATSSRIKTTLDGFFNYLKTGGDLTEKEIQAMWNTFWLVVPVVSSTFASIQRMFSTLGAASIPWLFVDEAGQAVPQAAAGAIWRSKRAVIVGDPFQIEPVVTIPEQIINNFSRYFGLDKTQIHTSLSVQSMADRANPYGWITNDTWTGSPLRVHRRCIDPMFSIANEIAYNNMMYNSTQGGSSDLMMQNGFVQVEGQVRGRHYVPEQGTVIKLMIMDEIRQLQDLPDLFVISPFSEIPSVLKKELRQPIKQALAPFKPIGDDELKKWLDAHIGTVHTFQGKQAAGVILCLGLDEKTKGAAAWASSKPNLLNVALTRAKLRFVAVGDGKVWLGQPYFCKLKGLSV, encoded by the coding sequence ATGCCAGATTATAAACATATACTTTCCTGTTGGCACAAACTGGAACATTTTTCTCCGGCTCTTCTTCCGAAAGATAATAGTGTAAAACGTTTGGGGGAGGAGCTTCCATGGATGCGTCCATTGGAAGCAAAAGATCCGAGAAAGACGATTCAATACACTATTTATCTGGGTGTCTTTTCTCTGACATCTGTTTCCGATTTTGTGAAAAAAATCTTTAAGGATGAAAGCGTCAACCCAAATTCGGTTAATGCCAAGGTTTGTTATGCTTCTTTTAAACTGGATTGTCAGGGTATATACATACAAAATACATTTGGCCTTTCTACGATGCCCTGGGCATTGAAACAGTTGGAAGAAGATAAGGTGGAAACCGATACTTGGTCGGAGGATTTTAATCAGTTAAAATCTAATCTGTTTGAGCAATTAACCGAGAACCGGAAAGAACTGGCTGAAGACTTTCTGAGTTATTTGTCAAATACCCAGACACTCGAAAATCTACAAGATATTCAATCATTAATCATACGGAAACTGAAGTGGAGTACTTCTCCTGAAACGGAAATATACATCCGGACAGAAGAAGTTTTCAAGAAAAATAATCCTTCGGATCCGGATGAATCGAATGCTGATATATTGAACAGTTTCTATATTGACGATTTGGAGCGGATAATTGCTTCTTATGAAAAAGAAGTTTATAATACAGCATTTAAGAATTATTTGAGTGCCTGTTTGAATGAAGATTTCGCTCATTCGGACCTATCCCTGCATCCTGAGATTCTGAAAGAAAGTCTGATTCCGGAAAATTACCCGGATGGTTGTTGGCCGTCTCCTTATGGGGCAAGTTTGATGCAACAGTTTGCTGTAAATACTGTCAATAAAGAGTTGGCCGGCGAGAAACAAGAGGGACTATTTTCTGTAAACGGACCTCCCGGAACAGGAAAGACAACCTTGCTAAGGGATATTATTGCTGCAATTCTGGTGAAGCGTGCTAAAAAGATGGTTGGTTTTACTGATCCGGCAAAGGCTTTCCGTAAAATAGGTGAGGTACAGGTCAGTGATAAATATACTCCGTTTATTTATGCACCGGATCCTTCCATCAGTGATGGAGGTATTGTTGTTGCTTCTTCGAATAATGGAGCGGTAGAAAATATCTCAAAAGAACTACCCTTAAAAGGAGAAGTAAAAGGTTATTCTGATCAGGTTGGATATTTCCGGCAGGTTAGTGAGGAATGTCTGGATGAACAATATTGGGGAATAATCGCTGCTGTATTAGGAAATAAAGAAAATCAACGAAAACTGATCGGTAGCATCTGGAATGGGAATTCGGAGAAGGAAACCTATACGCTAAAGCAACAGTTAGCCGATTATAAACCCACAGAAGAAGAATGGTTAAATGTTGTATCGTCTTTTAAAAAGAAGCTCCATGAAGTCGGGGAAGAGAAATCCCGTCTGACCGGTTTTATGAAAGATGAGGAAAACAGAGAGAAGATTCGGATTCAGTGTGAAGATGCAGAGAACCGTTTGACTTTTGATAAGGAAGAATTGAATAAACGGGAAAATGCATCTGCTCTGTTGTCTGCTGAAATAGAAGAGGGTATGCGAAGAAGGGATGAAATAAAGAGTGAAATGCAACTGTTGCAGTCTACTCGTCCCGGATTTTTTACATATTGGTTCAGCAAGGAAGTACGAACTCAATATAAAAAGGCTGTGGCTTCTGTTTTGTCGGAATACAATAGGCAGACAGAGACTATTGCAGAGCAGAAAGCCCGGTTACGGGCGCTTTATTCAGAAATAGAGAAGCTGAAAAAGAGACAGGAGAAGAGTAAAAAGGATTATGATAAAGTAAATGCATTATATACTCAGCTGGTAGATTCTACAGAAAAAGCTCGTCAGGAGTTAAAAGGAGCCTATGCTGATGCTGCGTTTTGGAAACAAATCGAATCGAAGGAAACACAAGAAACCTCTCCCTGGTATTCTCAGAAACTGAAGCAGTTGCAATCCGAATTGTTCATCGAAGCGATGAAGGTGAACGAACTGTTTATACTCCGGGCAAATGCAACATCGAGTCGGATAAAAACGACATTGGATGGTTTCTTCAATTACCTGAAAACGGGTGGCGACCTTACCGAAAAGGAGATACAGGCGATGTGGAATACGTTTTGGTTGGTTGTTCCTGTCGTCTCTTCTACTTTTGCATCTATCCAGCGTATGTTCAGTACGTTGGGTGCGGCTTCTATTCCGTGGTTATTTGTAGATGAGGCTGGACAGGCCGTTCCACAGGCGGCAGCCGGGGCTATTTGGCGTTCGAAACGGGCCGTTATTGTAGGTGACCCTTTCCAGATAGAGCCTGTCGTAACGATACCGGAGCAGATCATCAATAATTTTAGCCGTTATTTTGGACTGGATAAGACGCAGATACATACTTCACTTTCCGTTCAGTCGATGGCTGACCGTGCGAATCCGTATGGCTGGATTACTAATGATACCTGGACCGGTTCACCTTTACGGGTTCACCGCCGTTGTATCGATCCGATGTTTTCCATTGCTAATGAGATCGCATATAATAATATGATGTATAATTCGACTCAGGGAGGTTCGTCTGATTTGATGATGCAGAATGGATTTGTACAGGTTGAGGGTCAGGTGCGTGGTCGTCATTATGTGCCGGAACAAGGAACTGTCATCAAACTGATGATTATGGATGAGATCCGTCAATTACAGGATTTACCGGATTTGTTTGTCATCTCTCCATTTTCGGAAATACCATCTGTCCTGAAAAAAGAATTGCGTCAACCGATAAAGCAAGCACTTGCCCCCTTTAAACCGATCGGAGATGATGAGCTAAAGAAATGGCTGGATGCTCATATCGGAACGGTCCATACTTTCCAGGGAAAACAGGCTGCAGGTGTCATTTTATGTTTGGGACTTGATGAAAAGACAAAAGGCGCTGCTGCCTGGGCTTCATCCAAACCCAATTTGCTGAATGTGGCTTTGACACGTGCTAAATTACGGTTCGTAGCCGTAGGTGATGGAAAGGTTTGGTTGGGACAACCTTATTTTTGCAAATTGAAAGGATTGAGTGTTTGA
- a CDS encoding 5'-nucleotidase, which yields MAYPIEKKLVIAVASSALFDLTESDSIFKAQGVQPYKEYQKKYIDKPFEKGVAFPFISRLLRLNESFPDEQPIEVILMSRNSPETGMRAFNSIKHYQLNITRAGFSSGSSHFQYLPAFNASLFLSANEADVKKALDSGTAAGRVLNKTAVMDDEEDKELRLAFDFDGVLADDEAEKVYKTTNSLQTYHKYEVDHAAEPLKNGPVIELLKKISVYQKLEQRKANQDPQYQRILKTAIVTARNAPAHERMINTLNYWDVDVDEAFFLGGIDKARILNIMKPHIFFDDQMVHLDHIDKIPAVHIPFGVANKEPTP from the coding sequence ATGGCATACCCTATAGAAAAAAAACTTGTAATAGCAGTTGCATCAAGCGCCCTCTTTGATCTAACTGAATCTGACAGCATCTTCAAAGCTCAAGGTGTACAACCATATAAAGAATATCAGAAAAAATATATAGATAAGCCTTTTGAAAAAGGAGTTGCTTTTCCATTTATAAGTCGTTTACTTCGATTAAATGAATCATTTCCAGATGAGCAACCCATTGAAGTGATTCTCATGTCCCGTAATAGCCCCGAAACAGGGATGAGAGCATTTAACTCTATAAAGCATTATCAGTTAAATATAACAAGAGCTGGTTTTTCTTCAGGTTCATCTCATTTCCAATATCTTCCAGCATTCAATGCTTCACTTTTTCTTTCAGCCAATGAAGCTGATGTCAAAAAAGCATTGGATAGTGGAACTGCAGCAGGAAGAGTTCTAAACAAAACCGCAGTTATGGATGATGAAGAAGATAAAGAATTAAGGCTTGCATTTGACTTTGACGGAGTTTTAGCTGATGATGAAGCCGAAAAAGTATACAAGACAACAAACAGTCTTCAGACATATCACAAATACGAAGTAGACCACGCTGCTGAACCTCTAAAAAATGGTCCTGTCATAGAATTATTAAAAAAAATCTCGGTTTACCAGAAATTAGAACAAAGAAAGGCAAACCAAGATCCCCAATATCAACGAATTTTGAAAACAGCCATTGTGACTGCCAGAAATGCACCTGCACATGAGAGAATGATTAATACTCTAAACTATTGGGATGTAGATGTTGATGAAGCTTTCTTTCTTGGAGGAATAGATAAGGCTAGAATTTTGAATATAATGAAACCTCATATATTCTTTGATGATCAAATGGTTCACCTAGATCATATAGATAAAATCCCTGCTGTTCACATTCCTTTTGGGGTTGCCAATAAAGAACCCACTCCCTAA
- a CDS encoding DUF169 domain-containing protein yields the protein MDIKVFLNNYREAFGEKVDLPIVFWYSEQPVNSVDKIGGCLFKCMKDVRDGQTVTLSVENIGCGGGKFYTGFTEMPERIPGFVSLKEKYKQTPEGVSEFLEELQVPRAKMDYLNFTRMDKVENFDNLEGILFLATPDMLSGLATWAFFDNNSQDAVTSLFGSGCCSVVTQAVIENARGGKRTFIGFFDPSVRPYFEPDILSFMIPMSRFREMYDTMRSSCLFDTHAWGKVKARME from the coding sequence ATGGACATAAAGGTATTTCTCAATAATTATCGTGAAGCATTTGGTGAAAAAGTGGATCTTCCAATCGTCTTTTGGTATTCAGAGCAACCGGTAAACTCTGTTGATAAAATCGGAGGATGTTTATTCAAATGTATGAAGGATGTCAGGGATGGGCAAACGGTTACTTTGAGTGTGGAAAATATCGGTTGTGGCGGCGGGAAATTCTATACCGGCTTTACAGAGATGCCCGAACGGATTCCCGGATTTGTGTCTTTAAAAGAAAAATACAAACAAACCCCTGAAGGCGTTTCTGAGTTTTTGGAGGAATTGCAAGTTCCGAGAGCAAAGATGGATTATCTGAACTTTACCCGAATGGATAAAGTAGAGAATTTCGATAATCTCGAAGGAATTCTGTTTCTGGCAACACCCGATATGCTTTCCGGCCTAGCTACCTGGGCGTTTTTCGATAATAATTCACAGGATGCCGTTACTTCTTTATTTGGCTCCGGTTGTTGCTCTGTAGTCACACAAGCCGTTATTGAGAATGCGAGAGGGGGAAAGCGCACTTTTATCGGATTCTTCGATCCTTCCGTACGTCCTTATTTTGAACCGGATATTTTAAGTTTTATGATACCTATGTCACGTTTCAGGGAAATGTACGATACAATGCGGAGTAGCTGTTTGTTCGATACGCATGCCTGGGGAAAGGTAAAAGCCAGGATGGAATAA
- a CDS encoding GNAT family N-acetyltransferase, translated as MKIISVKENPAYKDIAINYLQSKWPSVYPVMYEDSINHCIDSPSSFPQWYLLEKDDQIIGCAGLITNDFISRMDLYPWVCAVYIDETQRGNFYSSLLLEKAKEDTVKAGFNKLYLSTEHIGFYEKLGFKYIGQGYHPWEDESRIYEIEIKA; from the coding sequence ATGAAAATTATATCTGTAAAAGAAAATCCGGCCTACAAAGACATAGCGATCAACTATCTGCAAAGTAAATGGCCTTCTGTGTATCCTGTCATGTATGAGGATAGCATCAATCATTGTATAGATTCTCCGAGTTCTTTTCCACAGTGGTATTTGTTGGAGAAAGATGATCAGATCATTGGCTGTGCTGGACTGATCACGAACGATTTTATCAGCCGGATGGACTTGTATCCGTGGGTTTGCGCAGTGTATATAGACGAAACCCAACGAGGAAATTTTTACAGCAGTCTTTTATTGGAGAAAGCCAAAGAAGATACGGTTAAAGCTGGTTTTAACAAATTATACCTCAGCACTGAGCATATAGGCTTCTATGAAAAGCTGGGATTCAAATATATAGGACAAGGATACCATCCCTGGGAAGACGAATCACGGATATACGAAATAGAAATAAAAGCATAA